One Thermoanaerobacter pseudethanolicus ATCC 33223 genomic window, ATCGATTCCGCCAACAGCCTCCAGCATGTTGCGCTTTCTGAGTTCATCAACCACTGTCACAAGGTCAACGGGGATGTCTTTTTCAAACATCTCCATCATTACGTCAAATAATTTTTTGTGGGATTCTTTATAAAAGTCATCAGCTTTTATTATTTCAGACACATCTATTATAGCATCTCTAGATAAAAGCATTGACCCTAAGACGGATTGTTCAGCTTCTATGTTTTGTGGAGGGATTTTGCTCCACTCCATCCTTATTCCCCCTTGATTTAAATTACTCTGCCACAACATCTACCTTCACTTTTGCAGTAACCCCTTGATAAAGTTTTATGTCTACATAATATGTCCCTGTAGTCTTGACATTTTCATTAAAGACTATTTTCTTCTTATCAATGTCAAAGCCTTTTTCCTTTAAAGCCTCTTCCACGTCTTTTGAAGTGACAGAGCCGAAAAGTTTACCATTTTCTCCTGCTTTTACTTTTAAAACTAAGCTTAAATTTGAAAGCTTTTGTGCCATTTCTTTTGCTTCCTCTAATTCTTGCTGTCTCTTTTTCTCTTCTGCCTTTTTCTTTTCATTAAGTGCTTTTACGTTAGATTCTGTAGCCTCTATGGCAAGTCCTCTTGGAAGGAGATAATTTCTCCCATAGCCGTCACTGACATTTACAATTTCTCCTGCTTTTCCTACATTTTTAACATCTTTTACTAATATAACTTTCACTTGTCTTCACCTTCCTCCTCAAAATATTCTTTAATAGCATTTTTTAAGTCTTGCAGTACTTCCTCTATAGGTTTTTTGACCTGAGCTCCTGCAACAGTTAAATGTCCTCCTCCACCGAGCTTTTCAAGGATAACTTGAACATTTATGTCTCCAAGAGAGCGTCCGCTTATGGCTACATCTTCTTCTCTTTTTAAAAGGACAAAAGAGGCTTGTACTCCCTTTATTGTAAGGAGCTCATCAGCAGCCTGGGCTATGATGAGATTGTTGGCATTTGGAGGGCTAACTGCTATTGCAATGCCGTTATCCAGTATTTCGGCATTTTTCACTATTGAAGCCTTTATAATATAAGAGTCTAAGTCATTTTGGAAAAGCTGCTTAACAGATGTTGTATCTGCGCCTTTTCTTCTTAAAAAAGAGGCTGCTTCAAAAGTCCTGGAACCTGTCCTGAAAGTGAAATTTTTTGTATCCACTGATATTCCTGCCATTAAAGCCTCAGCTTCTATAGGTTTTATGTCAATCTTGTCTACTATATACTGCAAAATTTCTGTGACTAATTCGCTAGCAGAAGAAGCATAAGGCTCTAAATAGACAAACAAGGCTTTGTCAATAAACTCTTTCCCTCTTCTATGGTGGTCTATTACAACTATTCTATCTATAATATCTACAATTTCGGGATAAGTAAGATAACTTGGTCTATGGGTATCAACCACTATTAAAAGGCTGTTTTGGTCCACCTTGTTTTTAACTTCACTGCTTTTTATAAATAAATCTTCATAGCCTTTTGTATTTTGTATTTTCTTTACCAATTCATCTATCGCTACATTAGACTTATCTAAGATTATATAGGCTTTTTTGCCTAAAGACATGCAAGCTCTATACATGCCAATTGCAGCACCTAATGAATCAAAGTCCATAAAGTTGTGACCCATTATGAAAATGGTAGAGGATTCTTTTATGAGCTCTTTTATAGCGTGGGCAATTACTCTCGCCTTTACTTTTGTCCTCTTTTCAACAGCTTGTGTCCTTCCTCCATAAAATGAAATTTTATCTCCTCTTTTTATTACTGCTTGGTCTCCGCCTCGCCCTAATGCTAAATCTAAAGCGCTAGAGGCGTATTCATTTAAGGTTAAAAAGTCATTGGCATCTGCTCCAATTCCTATGCTTAAAGTCAAAGGGATTTTTATCTCTTCTCCAATTTCTCTTACTTTATCCAATATTTCAAATTTATTTTCTTCTAAGCTTTTTAATCCTTCCTCTTTAAATACGACAAAGTATTTATCATCATCATATTTTTTCATAAAAGCTTTTATTGAGGAAGCCCATTCTGAAAGTTTTTTTTCTATTTCTGAAGAAACCACCGCTTTTTTAATGTCTTCTATTGCCATCATCGCTTCTTCGTAGTTGTCAATTATTATATGCCCTACCACCGGTCTATCGAAAGCTAAAGATTTCTTAAGCTGAATGTATTCAGTGTTATCAAGGAATAAAAGAGTACAGCTTAGATCCTTCCCTTTTTTTCTTTTTGCTTGAGAATCTACTTTTAACGTGGAATAGTACCGACCATTGAACTCTATTTGGTTTTTTTTGTCATCTATTTTGTTTCCAGCATATTTCTTTATCAATTTCTTTATCTCTTCATTTTCATTAAAAACCTGAGAATAGCTTAAGTTATACCACAGGATTTCTCCGTTATCATTTAAAATAACGGCGGGAATTGGCATTTTTGCTAAAACGCTTTTTGATGCCTTGTCAACATTGAAAAATATATCTTCTATATATTTATCTAACTCTAACCGTTTTTTCTTTACGCCGTAGTATTCACTTAAAAGCACATAAAGAAAGATGATTAATGAAATAGAAGCAATTATCTCGTTGTAGTAAAACATTAAAGCTATTAATAGAGCTGATAGCAAAATATTTATCACATTGACAGAAGAAATTATTTTATAAAATTTCTTATCCACAAAAACACCTCTCGTTTTCTAACTCATGTATTTTCTTAAATCCATGCTAGTATCCACAATACCTATTACGGTAAGTAGCCAAGAGGTAAGAGGAAAAAGAAATAAAAATACAAGGATTAAGTTAGCAGCCATTGATTTCATCTTCAATCTATGAATTAAATAATATCTTACTACTGCCAAGCCTCCTAACGTAAAACCTAGAGAAAGCAATACTATTATATTAGTAGTTATTGCTTCAGGCTGCTTTAGAAAATATTGATATAACAACACTCCAATAAAAATCCATCCTGTGACATAAGGCATTTTCCATTCTTCAAAAGAGGGAAGTGCATCTATATAAACCCTTTGAGTTTTCAAGATTTTGTATATAATTATATAATTAATTAAAATGACAGCCACAACTGTAACTAGTATGGATGCAGGTAAAATCATCTTTAATATTTCTTGAACCGCTAATAAATTGCTTTTTATAACCGAAAAGTTTGGAAGTCCCTGATAAATAGATAATACTTCTTTTGTGCTCATATCAATTGCCTTAAAAAACTGATCGACTACATTTATTTTGAAGGCCGCTTTTATGAAATAAAATATTACAACTACACCAAATATTGACACAATAGAAGTATCTATAAGTGTCTCACTAGCTTTACGTTTTTGCGATATTAAATACCCCATAACAAATCCTTGTAAAGCAAAAAATAAACTTGTAAAAGCTGTACCTATGTCTGTAAAAATTACATTTACAATAAATACAGCAAAAGATGATGCAATAGCATAAGATTCAGAACTTCTTATACAAGTTATAGCAATGGGAGCTGGTACTAAAAAAAATAGCACAAATAGGGGTGGAATATACACGCCTATTAATGTCATTACTACAGCCATTGCTGTCATCATTGACGCATTGGTAAGTTTTCGTAAATCCATTAAATCACTCCCGTTTTCTACCCTTTATGTATCTTTCTAGCTCAGAAAAATTATATTCTCCTTCAAAGTTTTTATCAATAATTTGAAGCTTGAGTTTTTTTTGAAGCGCTTCATCTATTTCTTCAAAGTCATAACCTAATTTCTCTCCTAATAAATAGGCAAAAATTAAAATATCACAAAGATTATCTATTAATACTTCTCCATCTTCATCTTCGTTAAAAGCTTTAAAGAGAGAATATACTTTCCCTAAAAGGTTTATTTTTAAATTTTCAATGCTCATAATATTTTTGGCAATCTCAAGATTATTTTTCATACTTTTATTCCACCTTTATTTTTGACAGCTATTTTAAATAGTAAACTAAAAGAGGGCATCGCCCTCTTATAATTATATCATTATTCTACTGTATATGGTAGTAGTGCAATCTGTCTTGCTCTTTTAATAGCTTTTGTAAGCTGCCTTTGATGCCTTGCACAGTTTCCTGTAATTCTTCTCGGCAGAATTTTTCCTCTTTCTGTGATGTACTTGCGCAACCTTGCTACATCTTTGTAATCAATTTTGTCTATATTATCTGTGCAAAAAGCACAAACGCGCTTTTTCGCTTTTCTGCCTCTTTTTTTGGTAGCTGCGTTATCTTTTGCAGTAGTATTAGCTGTTGTCATTCTCCAACCTCCTTTTTAAAAAGGTAAATCATCTTCACTCTCTATAGGTGTAAAACCCTCAAACTCTTCCGGTATATCTTCAAATACACTGTCAAAGTCTTCATCAAAATCTCTATTTTCTTCAGCATTGCCACTGCTGCCAAAACCAGATTTCGGCTCTAAAAATCTCACGTCATCTGCTACTACTTCAGTAACCCAATGTCGATTGCCGCTATTATCATCCCATGTTCGGGTTTGAATGCTTCCAGTTACCGCTATTAACCTGCCTTTTTTTAAATTGTTAGCGCAAATTTCTGCAAGTTTTCTCCAAGTTACGATGGGTATGAAATCTGTAGGCCTTTCCCCGCTTTGAGTAACATAATTCCTGTTAACCGCTAATGTAAATGTGGTAACAGGAACCATGTTAGCACTATACCTCATCACAGGGTCTTTTGTAAGACGGCCTATTAAAATAACCTTATTTAACATTTTTAACCCACCTTTTTATATTAATAAATGATCATTCGTCAGTTCTTATTATTAAATATCTCAAAACGCCATCTGTGATCTTATAAACTCTCTCCAATTCCTGAGAAACCTTTGAGTCGCTGTTAAAGTTCATCAGTACATAATATCCCTCAGGCTTTTTGTCAATTAGATAGGCTAATTTTCTCTTACCCCATTCATCAAAATTGGTTATTTCTCCACCATTTTCAATGATGAGGTTTTTAAATCTTTCTATTAAGCCTTTTCTTTCCTCTTCACTTAAATCTGGAGAGAGAATGTACATTGTCTCGTATGACCTCATCTTTTCACCTCCTTTTGGACTAAACGGCCCCAAAAAGGGCAAGGCGGCAATCCATATCCATATTCTATCATTGTCCAGAGGGATTTTCAACTGTTTTTAAAATTTTTTTGATGCTCTTTTCAAATTTAGCTCTTGGCATCAAAACCATTCTTCCGCATTTCAAACATTTTATTCGAATATCCATACCCACTCTTAAAATTTCCCATTCATCAGAACCACAAGGATGCTTTTTTTTCATCTTTACAATATCTCCTACATGGAGTTCTTTTGGCAAAGCAATCACCTCTAACCAATCTATGAACTTAATAAATCAACCGAAAAGGTGCTTTGATTTTCACACATTACTAACCAAGTTATGTGTCAATATTTGTTATTGTAACATCTGTATGCGGATACGGGAATGTAATCTTTTCTCTATCAAATACTTTTTTTATCCTGTATCTTATATCCCTTTCAACTTCCCATTGTTTCATAGGCTCTGTTTTCGCAATAATCGTTATTAAAACTTGCGAGTCCTGAAAATCCGTAATTCCCAAAACTGTAGGGCCCTCTATCACATCATTCCTGGATTTTTTTATATCTTCACAAATTTGAGTGAGCACATTTATTATTCTATCAACGTCTTCCTCATAAGGAATACCTACATTTACAAGCGCTCTCATACTGCCTCGTGTATGGTTTGTTACAGTCTTTATTTCTCCATTTGGTATTATATGTAAATCGCCTGAAAAATCCCTTATTTTGCTTATTCTAAGTCCTACTTCTTCAACAAGACCCGAAAAATTATTTATCGTTATATAATCCCCAACTCCAAACTGATCTTCAAATATTATGAAAAACCCCGAAATCACGTCTTTGACTAGATTTTGAGCACCAAAACCTATAGCCAAACTGCCAATTCCGGCAACTGCCAATATTGATGTCATTTCTATGTTGAAAATTTTTAGTATTGAAGCAGCCGCAATGAAATAAATGACATATCTCAATATATTTTTGGTAAGGGACATTAAAGTGCCTATCTTTCTTTCAGGAAGCTGTATTTTTCCTTTTGTCTGTAATTTGTAAAACCTTGATATAAGTATGTCTCCTATTTTTATACCTATAAAAGCTATAACCAAAATTTTTATGATATCGAAAGTTACTTTTAATATTTTTATATCGTAAAGACTTGAAAATTTTTGGTATAGTTGAGCTATTGTCTCCATCATATCACCCGCTTCATTTCCTTTATATTTTATATATTACACAAGTAAGAAAGGTTTTTCAATAATTAAAACCGGAAATTACCTGTATTTAATTTTACATAGTTGACAAAAATATATTTGTAAGACTTATCAACTTAAGAAAGGAGAAACATATGGAGTTAATAAATATTGAAGACAAAAGTGCTGTAGGGCATTTTTATAAATTTTTCTCTAACTACCTGACAGAACTATATGATTATCGAAAAGAAATAGTTTTGCTGTGTATAGGGACTGATAGGTCCACAGGGGATAGCTTGGGACCTTTAATTGGTCATAAACTAAAGCCTCTTCTTAAAGGAAAAGCCCATGTCTTTGGTACTTTAGAAGAACCACTACATGCAAAAAACATACATCAGGTTTTAAAGTACATAAATTTAAATTATGGACGTCCTTTTATGATAGCGATAGACGCTTGTTTGGGTTCTTTAAACCACGTAGGTCATATCTCTGTTGGAAAAGGACCTATAAAGCCTGGAGCGGGGGTTTCTAAAGACCTGCCTCCTGTAGGAGATATGTTTGTTACAGGAATTGTCAATATCTCTGGTTTTATGGAATACATGGTGCTTCAAAATACAAGACTTAGAACTGTAATGAAAATGGCAGATATAATTTCTGTGGGAATATACAAGACAATAAATGAAATATATGAAGAAAGCAAAGTAAGGGCTCAGTTTTAAGCCCCTTCAGATTATAGACAAACCTTTTTATGAATAAAATGTGGTTGTTGGCGTTTTGCACAAGTGAAGCGACTGTGATAAAGTAGTTACTAAACTTAGCGAGACCGACAGACGAAGGCGAGGCCGCAGCCAAGGACGGCGGAGGCGGGCACCTGAGACAAGGAAGTCGAATGTGCCTGGAACCCCGCCTGAGTCCGAGGTCGAGTTTTAGTTTAGTCTACTTTATCACCCGGAGCAAACTGTGCAAAAATGCCAATAAATAATAATACTTTGTCAACAAACTGAGGGCTTAGTTTTAAACTCTCAGACTGTAGACAAACTTTCGTAAAGGAGATATTTTGCATAAGGAGCGACTTGTTACAAAGCGGTAACAAAACTTAGCAAGACCGAGGGTGGAGGCAGGGCCGAAGCCATGGATGGCGGAGGCGGGCACCTTAAGGCATGGATGCCGATTGTGCCCGGTACCCTGCCGGAGCCCGAAGGTCGAGCTTTAGTTTTGTCGCTTTGGAACATCGGAGCGACGATGCAAAATATCTCCTTTGAATATTTTTTAACTTTGTCAACAAACTGAGGGCTTAAACTCAAGCCCTTTCTAATTTTATTTCAATATTTTTCAAATCTTTGTTTTTGATAAACTCCTCTATCACCTCTATAATTGGCTGATATTTTTCATAAAAGACTACTATTAAATCTCCTGCTTCAGCATTGTACATAGCCGCCCTTAATGCTTCTGTCTCTTTTAAAATAGTCTTTATTTTTTTCCTATCTATACCCCCTTTTATTGCACCTTGTTCTAATAATTTAGCTACTTCTCCCGGTTTTCTACCTCTTAAATCTAAATCTTCTTTTATATATATAAAGTCAAATCCTTGACCACAAATTTCTCCTACTTTTAATATGCTGGAATTTATTCTATCTCCTGGAACTCCTATCACACCGATGAGCCTGTTCGCATCAAGTTTTTGTGCTGCTTCTATTACACTTTTTATTCCAGCTATGTTGTGGCCATAATCTACTAATACACGGAAATTACCTACATTAAATAAGTTAAACCTCCCAGGATTGTGTGTAGTATCGCAATAAAATGTCTTTATACCTTTTGCAATGATATTTATAGGCACTTTTACTCCATAAGAAGCAGCGATAGCTGCAAGAGCATTTTCCACGTTGTACAAAACTTTCCCTGACAAAGCTGCAGGAATCTCCTCTATCTTTACAACAGGAATTATTTGCCCATTCGCTATAACGATGACACCGTCTTTAACATATACTGCGATTCCGCCTTTTTCTATATGTTTTTTTACAGTGAGGTTATTATCATACATTGAAAAATATATTATTTTCCCTTTTGCCCTTTGGGCCAAATAAGTGGTCATCGGGTCATCAGCATTTAAAACACTATAACCGTCTTCCTTTACCGCTTCCACCACCAAAGCCTTAACAAAAGCCAAGTCTTCTAAAGTCTCTATCCCATCAATGCCAAGATGGTCTTCTGAAATATTGGTTATTACACCCACATCTGCCAAATCATAGCCTAAGCCTTCCCTTATAATACCTCCTCTTGCTGTTTCTAACACTGCAGCATCTATGTTTTTATCAGCAAGACAAGTTTTTGCACTTTTAGGGCCAGTATTGTCACCTTTGTAAACACAGGTGTCGTCGATATAAATGCCGTCAGTACAAGTCATTCCTACAGTATAGCCATAAGTTTTTAAAATATGAGCTGTCATCCTGGTGACTGTAGTTTTCCCGTTTGTGCCTGTAATAGATATAATAGGTATAGTAGCTTTGCTTCCTTTAGGGAAAAGCATATCTACAATCGCCTTTGCTACATTTCTAGGTTTACCTTTGCTAGGATAATGGTGCATCCTTATGCCCGGAGATGCATTTATTTCAATTATTGCTCCATTTTCTTTAGTTAGAGGCTTTTTTATGTCCTCCATTGTAATGTCTATACCAGCTATATCAAGGCCAATGGCTTTTGCCGCTCTTACAGCAATTTCTATGTTATATGGGTGAATGTCATCTGTTTTGTCTATTGCAATTCCTCCTGTACTTAAGTTTGCGCTTTCCCTTAAAAACACTTTTTGCCCTTTTTTAGGGATATCTTCTAGATCAAATCCTTGTTTTTTAAGGGTCATTTTAGAAATCGTATCTATTGTGAGTTTTGTGAGGGGTTTTTCATGGCCTTTTCCTCTTAAAGGATTTTTATTTTCCATTTCTACTAATTCTTCAATAGTATGAATTCCATCTCCTATCACATGGGCAGGAATTTTTTCAGCTACCGCTACTACTTTTTCACCTACAACTAATACTCTGTAATGTTTTCCCTTTATATGTTTTTCTACAATAACAAGGTCACTGTAAGCTTTGGCGTTTCTATAGGCTATACTTACTTCTTCTTTATTGGTTATGTTTAAATGAACTCCTTTGCCTTGATTTCCGTTGTAAGGTTTTATAGCGACAGGATATCCAATTTCTTCCGCAAT contains:
- a CDS encoding MazG-like family protein yields the protein MKNNLEIAKNIMSIENLKINLLGKVYSLFKAFNEDEDGEVLIDNLCDILIFAYLLGEKLGYDFEEIDEALQKKLKLQIIDKNFEGEYNFSELERYIKGRKRE
- the mscS gene encoding small-conductance mechanosensitive channel MscS, with the protein product MMETIAQLYQKFSSLYDIKILKVTFDIIKILVIAFIGIKIGDILISRFYKLQTKGKIQLPERKIGTLMSLTKNILRYVIYFIAAASILKIFNIEMTSILAVAGIGSLAIGFGAQNLVKDVISGFFIIFEDQFGVGDYITINNFSGLVEEVGLRISKIRDFSGDLHIIPNGEIKTVTNHTRGSMRALVNVGIPYEEDVDRIINVLTQICEDIKKSRNDVIEGPTVLGITDFQDSQVLITIIAKTEPMKQWEVERDIRYRIKKVFDREKITFPYPHTDVTITNIDT
- the cphA gene encoding cyanophycin synthetase, whose amino-acid sequence is MIIKDIRVYRGRNIYSHRPVIKMVVDIERLDIPTKDIPNFNERLIKRLPSLSKHSCSYGYEGGFLKRLEEGTYLPHVTEHIILELQNMLGYDVKFGRARNIEGDLYYIIYEYGLEECGIRVGKLAVEMVNKFIQGEEFDLEERLERIRNIIAEIELGPSTMAIKNEALKAGIPVTRVGNGSILRLGYGKYQKMIEGTISQNTSCIAVDIASDKILTKQILRDHGFPVPEGDVAYNEEEAIAIAEEIGYPVAIKPYNGNQGKGVHLNITNKEEVSIAYRNAKAYSDLVIVEKHIKGKHYRVLVVGEKVVAVAEKIPAHVIGDGIHTIEELVEMENKNPLRGKGHEKPLTKLTIDTISKMTLKKQGFDLEDIPKKGQKVFLRESANLSTGGIAIDKTDDIHPYNIEIAVRAAKAIGLDIAGIDITMEDIKKPLTKENGAIIEINASPGIRMHHYPSKGKPRNVAKAIVDMLFPKGSKATIPIISITGTNGKTTVTRMTAHILKTYGYTVGMTCTDGIYIDDTCVYKGDNTGPKSAKTCLADKNIDAAVLETARGGIIREGLGYDLADVGVITNISEDHLGIDGIETLEDLAFVKALVVEAVKEDGYSVLNADDPMTTYLAQRAKGKIIYFSMYDNNLTVKKHIEKGGIAVYVKDGVIVIANGQIIPVVKIEEIPAALSGKVLYNVENALAAIAASYGVKVPINIIAKGIKTFYCDTTHNPGRFNLFNVGNFRVLVDYGHNIAGIKSVIEAAQKLDANRLIGVIGVPGDRINSSILKVGEICGQGFDFIYIKEDLDLRGRKPGEVAKLLEQGAIKGGIDRKKIKTILKETEALRAAMYNAEAGDLIVVFYEKYQPIIEVIEEFIKNKDLKNIEIKLERA
- a CDS encoding single-stranded DNA-binding protein; the protein is MLNKVILIGRLTKDPVMRYSANMVPVTTFTLAVNRNYVTQSGERPTDFIPIVTWRKLAEICANNLKKGRLIAVTGSIQTRTWDDNSGNRHWVTEVVADDVRFLEPKSGFGSSGNAEENRDFDEDFDSVFEDIPEEFEGFTPIESEDDLPF
- a CDS encoding DHH family phosphoesterase — encoded protein: MDKKFYKIISSVNVINILLSALLIALMFYYNEIIASISLIIFLYVLLSEYYGVKKKRLELDKYIEDIFFNVDKASKSVLAKMPIPAVILNDNGEILWYNLSYSQVFNENEEIKKLIKKYAGNKIDDKKNQIEFNGRYYSTLKVDSQAKRKKGKDLSCTLLFLDNTEYIQLKKSLAFDRPVVGHIIIDNYEEAMMAIEDIKKAVVSSEIEKKLSEWASSIKAFMKKYDDDKYFVVFKEEGLKSLEENKFEILDKVREIGEEIKIPLTLSIGIGADANDFLTLNEYASSALDLALGRGGDQAVIKRGDKISFYGGRTQAVEKRTKVKARVIAHAIKELIKESSTIFIMGHNFMDFDSLGAAIGMYRACMSLGKKAYIILDKSNVAIDELVKKIQNTKGYEDLFIKSSEVKNKVDQNSLLIVVDTHRPSYLTYPEIVDIIDRIVVIDHHRRGKEFIDKALFVYLEPYASSASELVTEILQYIVDKIDIKPIEAEALMAGISVDTKNFTFRTGSRTFEAASFLRRKGADTTSVKQLFQNDLDSYIIKASIVKNAEILDNGIAIAVSPPNANNLIIAQAADELLTIKGVQASFVLLKREEDVAISGRSLGDINVQVILEKLGGGGHLTVAGAQVKKPIEEVLQDLKNAIKEYFEEEGEDK
- the yyaC gene encoding spore protease YyaC, with protein sequence MELINIEDKSAVGHFYKFFSNYLTELYDYRKEIVLLCIGTDRSTGDSLGPLIGHKLKPLLKGKAHVFGTLEEPLHAKNIHQVLKYINLNYGRPFMIAIDACLGSLNHVGHISVGKGPIKPGAGVSKDLPPVGDMFVTGIVNISGFMEYMVLQNTRLRTVMKMADIISVGIYKTINEIYEESKVRAQF
- a CDS encoding DUF951 domain-containing protein, with protein sequence MPKELHVGDIVKMKKKHPCGSDEWEILRVGMDIRIKCLKCGRMVLMPRAKFEKSIKKILKTVENPSGQ
- a CDS encoding YybS family protein; protein product: MDLRKLTNASMMTAMAVVMTLIGVYIPPLFVLFFLVPAPIAITCIRSSESYAIASSFAVFIVNVIFTDIGTAFTSLFFALQGFVMGYLISQKRKASETLIDTSIVSIFGVVVIFYFIKAAFKINVVDQFFKAIDMSTKEVLSIYQGLPNFSVIKSNLLAVQEILKMILPASILVTVVAVILINYIIIYKILKTQRVYIDALPSFEEWKMPYVTGWIFIGVLLYQYFLKQPEAITTNIIVLLSLGFTLGGLAVVRYYLIHRLKMKSMAANLILVFLFLFPLTSWLLTVIGIVDTSMDLRKYMS
- the rpsR gene encoding 30S ribosomal protein S18; protein product: MTTANTTAKDNAATKKRGRKAKKRVCAFCTDNIDKIDYKDVARLRKYITERGKILPRRITGNCARHQRQLTKAIKRARQIALLPYTVE
- the rpsF gene encoding 30S ribosomal protein S6 produces the protein MRSYETMYILSPDLSEEERKGLIERFKNLIIENGGEITNFDEWGKRKLAYLIDKKPEGYYVLMNFNSDSKVSQELERVYKITDGVLRYLIIRTDE
- the rplI gene encoding 50S ribosomal protein L9 → MKVILVKDVKNVGKAGEIVNVSDGYGRNYLLPRGLAIEATESNVKALNEKKKAEEKKRQQELEEAKEMAQKLSNLSLVLKVKAGENGKLFGSVTSKDVEEALKEKGFDIDKKKIVFNENVKTTGTYYVDIKLYQGVTAKVKVDVVAE